One window of Methanogenium organophilum genomic DNA carries:
- a CDS encoding ATP-binding response regulator: protein MKLQTRVLVVYLCIAVMVIALVGIFLPVTLNQQSLDTVTGNTNQQLALVDYSLSGFISSMKGHVLEISLYPVVRNPDDESFTNFLNADEDTFAYAVTEEEQEIITIFNSFRTTNQYVNSVYMGRENGAFVRSHERAQPTAYDPRERPWYILAAQHPDSVIVTEPYSSLTTQDVNIGVVKALLDENGTVYGVVGADITLTNMTDYVTGFDPGWGGEIIIVDTTGVILSGQDPSYLFMDIGEVLHEKRSEFMDTDSGTILLNGNYLIYYTSPELGWKLGMFIPASEIQKETNEAIFTVLTYLFAALILLSAFSLYYLRREIIRPLSDLTDVSRTIAETGDLDQEIPLTGTDEIGVLARSLKDMVERLHSDEVKLNEALKCEREAQSALKVAHDELEEKVSERTRELAEVNEHLKELDRLKSMFIATMSHELRTPLNSIIGFSGILLKGWSGDINEEQIKQLTIIDSSARHLLGLINDVIDISKIEAGTIELSLSSYDLVPVISDVLLSFRESANEQKIALYTDIPETLEIFGDERRTKQILINLIGNAFKFTDGGSVTVTAGTDGDTVHISVTDTGIGIPEGSVQRLFKPFIRVRTEGRMTEGTGLGLYLSRKLARALGGEITVASSPGEGSEFTVILPLESENIDKDPDY from the coding sequence ATGAAACTTCAGACAAGAGTTCTTGTCGTTTACCTCTGCATTGCAGTCATGGTGATTGCTCTTGTCGGAATTTTTCTCCCTGTTACTCTTAATCAGCAGAGCCTTGATACTGTCACCGGAAATACGAATCAGCAGCTTGCTCTTGTGGATTACTCTCTTTCCGGTTTTATCAGCAGCATGAAGGGCCATGTTCTTGAAATATCTCTCTATCCGGTCGTACGAAACCCGGATGATGAATCCTTCACTAATTTCCTGAATGCCGATGAAGACACCTTCGCGTATGCCGTAACGGAAGAAGAGCAGGAGATAATCACGATATTTAACAGCTTTCGTACAACGAATCAGTACGTCAATTCCGTCTATATGGGAAGGGAAAACGGAGCATTCGTCCGTTCGCACGAGCGTGCACAGCCCACGGCATATGATCCGCGGGAACGCCCGTGGTATATCCTTGCAGCACAACATCCGGATTCCGTTATCGTGACAGAACCATATTCTTCCCTTACCACGCAGGATGTGAATATCGGTGTGGTAAAAGCGCTTCTTGATGAAAACGGCACGGTATACGGGGTCGTCGGTGCTGATATCACCCTTACCAACATGACAGATTATGTCACCGGGTTTGATCCGGGATGGGGCGGCGAAATCATCATTGTCGATACTACCGGGGTCATCCTCTCCGGGCAGGACCCGTCCTATCTCTTTATGGATATCGGCGAAGTTCTTCATGAGAAGAGATCCGAATTTATGGACACCGATTCCGGCACGATCCTGCTGAACGGTAATTATCTGATCTATTATACCTCCCCTGAACTCGGGTGGAAACTGGGGATGTTCATCCCTGCCTCGGAAATTCAAAAAGAAACGAATGAAGCAATATTTACGGTCCTGACGTATCTGTTCGCAGCGCTCATTCTCCTGAGCGCATTTTCCCTGTATTATCTTCGCCGGGAGATCATCAGGCCCCTGTCGGATCTCACGGATGTCAGCAGAACGATTGCCGAAACGGGTGATCTCGATCAGGAGATTCCTCTCACGGGCACCGATGAGATCGGCGTTCTTGCCCGTTCCCTGAAAGATATGGTGGAAAGACTCCATTCGGATGAAGTAAAGCTCAATGAAGCCCTGAAGTGTGAGAGGGAGGCGCAATCGGCACTAAAAGTGGCGCATGACGAGCTTGAAGAGAAAGTCAGTGAACGGACACGCGAGCTTGCCGAAGTGAACGAACACCTGAAAGAGCTTGACCGGTTAAAATCGATGTTTATTGCCACCATGAGTCATGAACTAAGAACACCCCTGAATTCTATAATTGGGTTCTCCGGTATTCTTCTGAAAGGCTGGAGCGGCGACATCAATGAAGAACAGATAAAACAGCTGACAATTATCGATAGCAGCGCACGTCACCTGCTGGGGCTTATAAACGATGTTATCGATATCAGTAAAATAGAGGCGGGTACGATTGAATTATCTCTCTCTTCGTATGATCTGGTCCCGGTCATATCCGACGTCCTCTTATCATTCAGGGAGAGTGCAAATGAACAAAAGATTGCGTTGTATACGGACATCCCCGAAACGCTGGAGATCTTCGGAGACGAACGGAGGACAAAACAGATCCTCATCAACCTCATCGGAAATGCCTTTAAATTTACCGATGGGGGCTCTGTTACGGTTACGGCCGGAACGGATGGCGATACCGTACATATTTCAGTAACGGATACCGGCATAGGCATTCCCGAGGGGAGTGTACAGAGACTGTTCAAGCCGTTCATCCGCGTGCGCACAGAAGGAAGAATGACCGAAGGTACCGGCCTGGGGCTCTATCTTTCCCGGAAGCTTGCACGGGCTCTGGGAGGGGAGATAACCGTTGCAAGCAGTCCCGGCGAGGGAAGTGAATTCACCGTAATTCTTCCGCTGGAGAGTGAGAACATTGACAAAGATCCTGATTATTGA
- a CDS encoding response regulator: MRTLTKILIIEDNPNNLYLIRFILNQYDYEVIEAESGEEGVRKAEAEVPDLIVMDIRLPGIDGFEATRLIRESETTAEIPVIALTSYAMAGDRERILSLGCTGYIEKPIEPDTIIAQLTHYL, from the coding sequence GTGAGAACATTGACAAAGATCCTGATTATTGAAGACAATCCGAATAACCTGTACCTGATTCGTTTTATCCTGAACCAGTATGATTATGAGGTAATTGAGGCAGAATCAGGAGAAGAGGGTGTCCGGAAGGCTGAAGCTGAAGTACCCGATCTCATCGTAATGGATATCCGGTTGCCGGGTATAGATGGATTCGAAGCGACACGCCTTATTCGGGAATCGGAGACAACGGCTGAAATCCCCGTAATCGCCCTGACGTCGTATGCTATGGCAGGAGACCGGGAGAGAATTCTTTCTCTCGGATGCACCGGATATATTGAAAAACCCATTGAACCCGATACCATTATTGCACAGCTCACTCACTATCTGTAA
- a CDS encoding peroxiredoxin, with product MEVLSIGSPAPAFCLPDKDNTEICLNAFAGKWVILYFYPRDNTPGCTTEAKGFNEELTAFSHLNAEIIGISADSCTSHAKFAGTHGLKIILLSDESHRVIEEYHAWQPKRILGREIPGIVRTTYIIGPDATIREVWPRVRVTGHVKAVKERLEELQEISG from the coding sequence ATGGAGGTACTATCCATCGGGAGTCCGGCTCCGGCATTCTGCCTTCCGGACAAGGACAATACTGAAATCTGTCTGAACGCCTTCGCCGGGAAATGGGTCATCCTCTATTTTTACCCAAGGGACAATACACCCGGATGCACGACAGAGGCAAAGGGGTTCAATGAGGAACTTACTGCATTTTCCCACCTCAACGCAGAAATAATCGGAATCAGTGCAGATTCGTGCACAAGTCATGCAAAGTTCGCCGGCACCCATGGTCTGAAGATCATACTTCTCTCCGATGAATCCCACAGAGTCATTGAAGAGTACCATGCATGGCAGCCCAAACGAATACTTGGACGGGAGATACCGGGGATAGTGCGAACGACCTATATCATCGGACCGGATGCCACCATCCGTGAAGTCTGGCCACGGGTACGGGTGACCGGCCATGTGAAAGCCGTGAAGGAGAGGCTGGAGGAACTACAGGAGATATCCGGCTGA
- a CDS encoding pyrroline-5-carboxylate reductase family protein has protein sequence MDRRIGIIGTGSMGSMLIRSFIRGGAAVPRQISAANRTPEARIAIAAETGIQEAANNRALAANADIIILCVRQPDVVPVMQEITEQLTSNKLLISVASDVPVSELEAHTPARVVRVIPSVTSEQLKGVSLIVFSEDTAPADREKVLSLFGAIGTPVVITESEMEAYTTLTSCAPAFFAAMVREFAAAATRMTGIPSNEAEHLARETFIGTGALLEVPHTSSADLISRVATPGGITEVGVHVISRDFPAVCDELFTATARKHASFRNGPSEE, from the coding sequence ATGGACAGACGCATCGGGATCATCGGAACGGGAAGCATGGGGAGTATGCTTATCCGATCATTTATCAGGGGCGGAGCAGCGGTTCCCCGGCAGATATCTGCCGCAAACCGGACACCGGAGGCACGCATCGCAATTGCAGCTGAAACAGGAATTCAGGAGGCAGCAAACAACCGTGCCCTTGCCGCGAATGCTGACATCATTATTCTCTGTGTCAGGCAACCGGATGTCGTGCCGGTCATGCAGGAAATAACGGAACAACTGACAAGTAACAAACTCCTCATCTCGGTCGCATCAGATGTACCTGTCAGCGAACTCGAAGCACATACCCCGGCCCGTGTTGTCCGGGTGATACCCTCTGTCACTTCTGAACAGCTCAAAGGTGTCTCACTCATCGTATTTTCAGAGGACACTGCACCGGCTGATCGCGAAAAGGTACTTTCCCTCTTCGGGGCTATCGGAACACCGGTTGTGATCACAGAATCGGAAATGGAAGCGTATACCACCCTCACCAGTTGTGCTCCGGCATTTTTTGCAGCAATGGTTCGTGAATTTGCCGCTGCCGCCACCCGGATGACCGGCATCCCCTCAAATGAGGCAGAACATCTTGCCCGCGAGACGTTTATCGGAACAGGCGCCCTTCTGGAAGTTCCTCATACATCTTCTGCAGATCTCATCAGCCGGGTGGCGACACCGGGAGGGATCACAGAAGTTGGGGTGCATGTAATCTCCCGGGACTTCCCGGCAGTCTGTGATGAACTGTTTACTGCAACAGCGAGGAAACATGCATCCTTCAGGAATGGACCCTCTGAGGAGTAA
- a CDS encoding BaiN/RdsA family NAD(P)/FAD-dependent oxidoreductase — MNTNDTLTQDMSDKTILSGRDLANTDTRYTAIIIGGGPAGLFCACRSAGDNRRILVLEKMPSCGRKLCITGAGKCNLTHTGRMAEFLSHYGDGGKFLRPALMNFKNTDLLEFFRERGIIFTADENGKYFPETGTAKDVLSVLLAECFRTGVEIRCVEAVQSVEHTDGYFSVRTADGCYTTENIVIATGGASYPTTGSAGDGYTLAGRLGLPITETGPALAAVIIRDYPFRGLTGISFDDVLLSLYRDDRKIREVRGDIILTTNGISGPGALHISRYVRDGDCLHAGFAAGTDETEARKHITEIIAEGKNRQVKTVLAKTEIPARFILRLLNLAGIAHDATCAHLTKPKRNMLISYLTDCPLTVAGTEGYATAMATRGGVARDAIRQKTMEAKDVPGLYCIGEVLDIDGDTGGYNLQAAFSTAALAADAIILKSA; from the coding sequence ATGAACACAAATGATACTCTCACACAGGACATGTCAGACAAAACAATACTTTCCGGCAGAGATCTGGCAAACACAGATACCCGGTATACCGCGATAATCATCGGCGGAGGCCCTGCAGGACTCTTCTGCGCCTGCCGTTCTGCCGGAGACAACCGGCGCATACTGGTTCTCGAAAAGATGCCCTCCTGCGGGAGAAAACTCTGTATCACCGGCGCCGGCAAATGCAACCTCACCCACACCGGGAGAATGGCTGAATTCCTTTCGCATTACGGGGACGGAGGGAAATTTTTGCGGCCCGCCCTGATGAACTTCAAAAACACTGACCTGCTGGAATTTTTCCGGGAACGGGGAATCATCTTCACCGCCGATGAAAACGGCAAATATTTTCCGGAAACAGGAACTGCAAAGGATGTCCTCTCGGTCCTTCTTGCAGAATGTTTTCGGACCGGCGTTGAAATCAGATGCGTAGAGGCGGTGCAGTCAGTTGAACATACAGACGGCTACTTCTCTGTCAGAACCGCTGATGGCTGTTACACCACAGAAAACATCGTGATTGCAACCGGGGGAGCCTCATACCCCACGACCGGGTCAGCGGGTGACGGGTATACACTCGCCGGCAGGCTGGGACTCCCCATCACCGAGACGGGCCCGGCACTCGCTGCTGTGATTATCCGGGACTATCCCTTCCGTGGGTTAACCGGCATATCATTTGACGACGTCCTGCTCTCGCTCTACCGGGACGATAGGAAGATCCGGGAGGTGAGAGGCGACATCATTCTCACGACGAATGGCATCTCCGGGCCCGGTGCTCTGCACATCTCCCGGTATGTGCGGGACGGAGACTGTCTGCATGCGGGATTTGCGGCAGGTACGGATGAAACCGAAGCCAGGAAACATATCACTGAAATCATAGCAGAAGGAAAAAACCGGCAGGTGAAGACGGTTCTTGCCAAAACAGAGATCCCCGCACGGTTTATTCTTCGCCTCCTTAATCTCGCGGGCATTGCACATGATGCCACCTGCGCCCACCTCACCAAACCTAAACGAAATATGCTGATCAGCTACCTGACAGACTGTCCGCTCACGGTTGCAGGGACAGAAGGGTATGCAACCGCGATGGCGACACGGGGCGGGGTGGCACGGGATGCCATCCGGCAGAAGACCATGGAAGCAAAGGACGTGCCCGGCCTCTACTGTATCGGGGAGGTGCTGGATATTGACGGCGACACCGGCGGATATAACCTGCAGGCAGCCTTTTCAACCGCTGCACTCGCTGCAGATGCCATAATATTGAAGAGCGCATAA
- a CDS encoding DUF5683 domain-containing protein: MASPLLALILSFFIPGLGQFYTGQFLKAVLLFVAAGVLAFFWFTLIAIPLYLVVWIYSMYDAYTQAANE; this comes from the coding sequence ATGGCATCTCCCCTGTTAGCGTTGATATTATCATTCTTTATTCCTGGTCTGGGACAGTTTTATACCGGACAGTTTCTCAAAGCAGTCCTGCTCTTTGTTGCAGCAGGTGTCCTGGCATTCTTTTGGTTCACCCTTATTGCCATCCCGCTGTATCTCGTTGTCTGGATATACAGTATGTATGACGCGTATACACAAGCGGCAAATGAGTGA
- a CDS encoding 4Fe-4S binding protein, which translates to MSGKGGGAGAGTGGLGGNLIPRTIGFAYAIIGVIALAILWYTRKINRRKAFVFLLISTALGFLIFAPVAPHNFQQLLLRDVSALGASLEVAAAGMTLLLALSLVFGRIFCGHICPAGAVQELASLVPLPKFGKNWKQATLGIRAVVFVIILAAAFGWSVGIIDYFGLKEFFSLDVVSVLFYVFLGVLLLSMVVYRPFCRFICPYGLLLSLTAAVSAFKFRRTEKCIECGCCERVCPTNEAKVGDRKSECYMCGRCVEVCPVEGALVYRRATGRWSAVGVSDEKGADTISPPGCATESEG; encoded by the coding sequence ATGAGCGGCAAAGGTGGAGGAGCAGGTGCAGGTACCGGTGGTCTGGGAGGGAATCTTATTCCCCGGACAATAGGGTTTGCGTATGCAATTATAGGGGTGATCGCACTTGCGATACTCTGGTATACCAGAAAGATAAACCGCAGGAAAGCATTTGTATTTTTACTCATTTCAACAGCACTGGGTTTCTTAATATTCGCCCCGGTTGCGCCCCATAATTTCCAGCAACTGCTCCTGCGCGATGTTTCGGCACTGGGCGCCTCCCTGGAGGTGGCGGCGGCAGGGATGACTTTGCTTCTTGCCCTTTCCCTCGTATTTGGACGGATATTCTGCGGACATATCTGCCCGGCAGGTGCTGTACAGGAACTTGCCTCCCTTGTACCCCTGCCAAAATTCGGGAAGAACTGGAAGCAGGCAACTCTTGGTATCCGGGCGGTAGTCTTTGTTATTATCCTTGCAGCTGCATTCGGCTGGTCTGTCGGCATTATTGATTATTTTGGCCTGAAAGAGTTCTTCTCACTGGATGTGGTATCTGTTCTCTTTTATGTCTTTCTCGGGGTGCTGCTCCTTTCAATGGTGGTTTACCGGCCGTTCTGCCGGTTCATCTGCCCGTATGGGCTGCTTCTCTCCTTAACTGCGGCAGTGAGCGCCTTTAAGTTCAGGCGGACGGAGAAATGCATTGAATGCGGATGCTGCGAACGGGTATGTCCTACGAATGAGGCAAAAGTGGGTGACCGGAAATCAGAATGTTATATGTGCGGCAGGTGTGTTGAGGTCTGTCCGGTGGAAGGCGCCCTTGTCTACCGGCGTGCAACGGGCCGGTGGTCTGCTGTAGGCGTCTCTGATGAAAAGGGGGCCGATACGATTTCCCCACCCGGATGTGCCACTGAATCCGAAGGGTGA
- a CDS encoding DEAD/DEAH box helicase: protein MENFFRFSTFPISPEIIKAIEDMGFEEPTPIQVQAIPPILEGKDVTGQAQTGTGKTAAFGIPALECVDLSSKQTQVIVLSPTRELAIQTAEEFNRLSRYLKKIHVLPVYGGQPIERQFRALKAGVQIVVGTPGRVLDHIDRGTLSLDTIKMVVLDEADQMLDMGFREDIEKILAETPDERQTVLFSATMPKPIKEISRRFQNKPEFVRVQHRELTVPQIEQLYLEVRNREKIEVLSRILEMYDPELSLVFCNTKRAVDELTTQLQTRGYFSEGLHGDMKQSQRDRVMAKFRKGAIDVLIATDVAARGIDVDDVDLVINFDVPQDVEYYVHRIGRTARAGRQGRSITFVGPKEIYKLRTIQKYAHIKISAIPLPTARDVERTRMRNLVEKIKEMADDGDNDKYVEIVEQIMVDGYTSLDIAAALLKMKLDTGNDTDDEVVISADGSGHSGIVQLCINLGREDRIRPKDIVGAITGETGITGKEIGAISIYDTYSHVEVPQEKAKQVVEGMAGKSIGGVKLVNGKAIGYDCPKGGKSRKTRY, encoded by the coding sequence ACCGGAAAGACCGCAGCATTCGGTATTCCGGCCCTTGAATGTGTTGACCTGTCCTCGAAACAGACACAGGTAATTGTGCTCTCCCCGACCCGTGAACTTGCAATCCAGACGGCTGAAGAGTTTAACCGGCTTTCAAGATACCTGAAGAAGATTCATGTCCTTCCGGTTTATGGTGGCCAGCCTATTGAACGGCAGTTCCGGGCGCTGAAGGCCGGTGTGCAGATCGTGGTCGGCACTCCCGGACGTGTGCTGGATCATATCGACCGTGGAACGCTCTCTCTTGACACGATTAAGATGGTGGTTCTGGATGAGGCTGACCAGATGCTGGATATGGGATTCAGGGAGGATATTGAAAAAATTCTTGCCGAGACTCCCGATGAACGCCAGACAGTGCTTTTCTCAGCAACTATGCCGAAGCCAATCAAGGAGATTTCACGTCGGTTCCAGAATAAACCGGAGTTTGTACGTGTACAGCACCGTGAACTGACCGTCCCCCAGATTGAGCAGTTGTACCTTGAAGTCCGCAACCGGGAGAAAATTGAGGTTCTTTCCCGTATCCTTGAGATGTATGATCCAGAACTCTCACTGGTATTCTGCAACACCAAGCGTGCGGTTGATGAACTGACAACCCAGCTGCAGACACGCGGGTACTTCTCTGAAGGGCTCCACGGCGATATGAAACAGTCACAGCGTGACCGCGTGATGGCAAAGTTCCGCAAGGGGGCAATTGATGTCCTTATTGCAACCGATGTTGCAGCACGTGGTATTGATGTGGACGATGTGGATCTTGTTATCAACTTTGATGTTCCGCAGGATGTGGAATATTATGTGCACCGTATCGGACGCACGGCACGGGCAGGACGACAGGGGCGTTCCATTACCTTTGTCGGTCCAAAGGAGATCTACAAACTCCGGACGATCCAGAAGTATGCCCACATCAAGATTTCCGCCATCCCGCTCCCAACCGCCAGAGATGTTGAACGGACGCGTATGCGAAACCTCGTGGAGAAGATCAAGGAGATGGCAGACGATGGTGACAACGACAAGTATGTTGAGATCGTTGAGCAGATCATGGTCGACGGCTACACTTCGCTTGATATTGCCGCAGCCCTCTTAAAGATGAAACTGGATACCGGTAACGACACTGATGATGAAGTGGTCATTTCAGCAGACGGGTCGGGTCACTCCGGCATTGTTCAGCTCTGCATCAATCTAGGCAGGGAAGACCGCATCCGGCCGAAAGACATTGTCGGGGCCATCACCGGGGAAACCGGCATTACCGGTAAAGAAATCGGTGCTATCAGCATCTATGACACCTACTCCCATGTGGAGGTTCCGCAGGAGAAGGCAAAGCAGGTTGTTGAGGGTATGGCAGGGAAGTCCATCGGCGGTGTAAAGCTTGTCAATGGGAAAGCCATTGGCTATGACTGTCCGAAGGGTGGAAAATCCCGGAAAACCCGATATTAA